A portion of the Oncorhynchus nerka isolate Pitt River linkage group LG27, Oner_Uvic_2.0, whole genome shotgun sequence genome contains these proteins:
- the vps33b gene encoding vacuolar protein sorting-associated protein 33B, whose protein sequence is MAHSVRRDAPELPDFSLLKRLARDQLIYLLEQLPGRKDLFIEADLMSPLDRIANVTTLKQHDVDKLYKVEHKPIVSTSDQLCFLIRPRIKTVKWICDVVNADKAFGRFRRYKIIFSPQKFYACENLLEEQGIFGDVTTDEWSFYLLPLDDDIISLELPEFFRDYFLEGDQRWVRTAGSALHLLHSVYGPFSKVYGIGRCSKMAYESWREQVEEGEQRARQAEIGNVFLIDRDVDLVTPLCSQVVYEGLVDDIFRIKCGCVEFCPDVTSSDKSIKVMLNSQDKVFNEIRNEHFSQVFGFLSQKARNLQTAYDKRSGMDIKQMKTFVSEELKGLKQEHRLLSLHIGASESMMKKKTKQDFQELLKTEHSLLEGFEIRECISYIEEHINRQVSMVESMRLLCLLSLTENGLLPKDYRSLKAQFLQSYGIEHLLTFSNLKQLGLLVEQQPGETLTVMESRVGKLVNDKTAGKLTDAFSSLAKKSNFRALGRRLNLVPKSDEEYDLRVPRDMAYIFSGAYIPLSCKLIEQVLERDGWTGLEEVTRMLNGHEFAVTAGSNGSDARVKTDSQRIILVMFLGGCTFSEISALRFLGREKGLKFIVVTTAITNSARLLESMLDNHA, encoded by the exons ATGGCTCACAGTGTCAGGAGAGATGCCCCTGAGCTCCCTGACTTCTCTCTGCTCAAGAGGCTGGCCAGGGACCAGCTCATTTACCTACTAGAACAG CTACCTGGGAGGAAGGACCTGTTCATTGAGGCAGATTTGATGAGCCCCCTGGACCGCATTGCTAATGTCACAACACTAAAG CAACATGATGTGGACAAGCTTTACAAAGTGGAACACAAACCCATTGTCAGCACCTCAGATCA ACTATGCTTCCTGATCCGTCCAAGAATAAAAACTGTCAAGTGGATATGTG ATGTGGTCAATGCAGACAAAGCATTTGGGAGATTCAGAAGATACAAGATCATATTTAGCCCTCAGAAG TTTTATGCATGCGAGAACCTTTTGGAGGAGCAGGGAATCTTTGGTG ATGTGACTACTGACGAGTGGTCATTCTACCTCCTGCCCCTGGACGATGACATCATTAGCTTGGAGCTTCCGGAATTCTTCAGAGACTACTTCTTG GAGGGAGACCAGCGCTGGGTGAGAACAGCGGGTAGTGCCCTGCATCTCCTACACTCTGTCTACGGCCCCTTCTCTAAGGTGTATGGGATCGGACGATGCTCCAAG ATGGCGTATGAATCGTGGAGGGagcaggtggaggagggggaacagagagcgCGTCAAGCGGAGATCGGAAATGTGTTTCTCATTGACCGAG ATGTGGACCTTGTGACTCCTCTGTGTTCCCAGGTTGTCTATGAAGGACTTGTCGATGATATTTTCAGAATTAAATGTG GATGTGTGGAGTTTTGTCCAGATGTCACCTCCTCTGACAAGAGTATAAAAGTGATGCTAAACTCTCAAGATAAG GTTTTTAACGAGATCAGGAACGAGCATTTCTCCCAGGTGTTTGGCTTCCTAAGTCAAAAGGCCCGAAACCTCCAGACTGCATATGAT AAGCGTAGTGGAATGGACATTAAACAGATGAAGACGTTTGTGTCGGAGGAGCTGAAAGGGTTAAAACAGGAGCATCGGCTCCTCAGTCTGC ATATTGGTGCCAGTGAGTCGATGATGAAGAAGAAAACGAAGCAGGACTTCCAAGAGCTGTTGAAGACAGAGCACT CCTTACTGGAGGGGTTTGAAATCCGTGAATGTATTTCCTACATAGAGGAGCATATCAATAGACAG GTCTCTATGGTGGAAAGTATGAGACTCCTTTGTCTGCTGTCTCTCACAGAAAACG GCCTCCTTCCCAAAGATTATCGGTCATTAAAAGCCCAGTTTCTACAG AGTTATGGCATTGAACACCTACTGACGTTTTCCAACCTGAAGCAGCTAGGCCTGCTGGTGGAGCAGCAGCCTGGAGAGACCCTCACTGTCATGGAGAGCAGAGTGGGCAAACTGGTCAACGACAAAACCGCAG GAAAGCTGACTGATGCCTTCTCCTCCCTGGCCAAGAAGAGCAATTTCCGTGCCTTGGGCAGGAGGCTCAATCTG GTGCCCAAGTCAGATGAAGAGTATGACCTCCGTGTCCCTCGAGACATGGCCTATATCTTCAGTGGAGCCTACATTCCTTTGAGCTGCAAACTCATCGAACAG GTATTGGAGCGTGATGGCTGGACAGGGCTCGAGGAAGTCACCCGCATGCTCAACGGACATGAATTTGCAGTCACAG CAGGTAGTAACGGATCAGACGCAAGGGTGAAGACCGATTCCCAGCGTATCATCCTAGTCATGTTCCTGGGTGGGTGCACCTTCTCAGAGATCTCAGCACTACGCTTCCTGGGCAGAGAGAAAG GTCTTAAATTCATTGTGGTGACCACAGCTATCACAAACAGTGCCAGACTTCTGGAGTCTATGTTGGACAACCATGCATGA
- the prc1b gene encoding protein regulator of cytokinesis 1b isoform X1, translated as MSPAHSSEVLAAESVACLNKALCHLKDIWEEIGIPEDQRLQRTNVVKNHIKGLLDMMITEEESLRTRLLSSIEACRKQLDTLCLELQLPPFEEERGVTMLQQEKEIRTQVEMLVKERTQRMQQLKALTERDQDLCDTLCSDPYALNPNAVPSLEQLDGFRQHIASQTTEKERRHAEFVGIKRQIILCMDDLDQLPETSFEKDIICEDQEAFCLSKDNIASLKLLLGQLEERKAENQAVCEVHMENIQELWDRLQVPQEERELFSEHMVTSKKKNLDALEAEGRRLMELKRLNMRNVTEAIRSEIAWLWEKCFFSSDQQQAFVPYFSNDFTEQLLGLHEAEILRLKQHYEEHKELFEGVQRWEESWRLFLELEKKATDPSRFTNRGGNLLKEEKQKAELHKSLPKLEKKLKAQIEVWEQEQAREFLVNGQKFLQFVEEQWELHRIEKENEKLERQLKKSKQIEVDMLYGTAVRTPTKRRFLGTTTPSKARKFNGTTSSLSSANSNSTMRSAYGGTVCHSPSRPPLSVNKVPSVRTPGRSKPPLAGLQERNKENMGQVTGLGVPLQSGGFKTLASPQRNFSINSVASTYSEFATGLINTVIESIQSSETSPRPLTPRASQTY; from the exons ATGTCCCCGGCCCATTCCAGTGAGGTGCTCGCAGCCGAGTCTGTGGCTTGCCTGAATAAAGCTCTCTGCCACTTGAAGGACATCTGGGAAGAGATAGGAATACCAGAAGACCAAAGACTACAGAGAACCAATGTGGTCAAGAATCACATCAAG GGTTTGTTAGACATGATGATAACAGAGGAGGAGTCTCTTAGGACCAGACTGTTGAGCAGCATCGAAGCCTGTCGCAAACAACTGGATACGCTGTGCTTGGAACTGCAGCTACCCCCATTTGAG GAGGAGAGGGGCGTCACCATGCTGCAGCAGGAGAAGGAGATCCGGACCCAGGTGGAGATGTTGGTGAAGGAGCGGACCCAGAGGATGCAGCAGCTGAAGGCCTTGACGGAGCGCGACCAGGACCTATGTGACACTCTGTGTTCGGACCCCTACGCCCTCAACCCTAACGCCGTGCCCTCCCTGGAGCAGCTGGACGGCTTCCGCCAGCACATCGCCAGCCAGACCACAGAGAAG GAGCGGCGGCATGCTGAGTTTGTGGGCATCAAGAGGCAGATCATCCTGTGCATGGATGACCTGGACCAGCTGCCAGAGACCAGCTTCGAGAAGGACATCATCTGCGAGGACCAGGAGGCCTTCTGCCTGTCCAAAGACAACATCGCCTCACTCAAACTCCTCCTCGGCCAA CtagaggagaggaaggcagagaacCAGGCGGTGTGTGAGGTTCACATGGAGAATATCCAGGAGCTGTGGGACAGACTGCAGGTGccccaggaggagagggagctctTCTCAGAGCACATGGTCACCTCCAAGAAGAAGAACCTGGATGCT TTGGAGGCAGAGGGCAGGCGACTGATGGAGCTCAAACGACTGAACATGCGAAACGTTACTGAAGCCATCCGCTCAGAGATCGCATGGCTCTGGGAGAAATGCTTCTTCAGCAGTGATCAGCAACAGGCCTTTGTGCCCTACTTTAGCA ATGATTTTACAGAGCAGCTGTTGGGGCTGCATGAAGCTGAGATCCTGAGGCTGAAGCAGCACTATGAAGAACACAAGGAGCTGTTTGAGGGGGTTCAACGCTGGGAGGAGAGCTGGAGACTCTTCCTGGAACTAGAG AAAAAAGCCACAGACCCCTCCAGGTTCACCAACAGAGGAGGGAATCTGCTGAAAGAAGAGAAACAGAAAGCCGAGCTCCACAAAAGCCTGCCCAAG CTTGAGAAGAAGCTGAAGGCTCAGATTGAGGTGTGGGAGCAGGAGCAGGCCAGGGAGTTCCTGGTGAATGGACAGAAGTTCCTGCAGTTTGTAGAGGAGCAGTGGGAGCTGCACCGCAtcgagaaagagaatgagaagcTGGAGAGG CAACTGAAAAAGAGCAAGCAGATTGAGGTGGATATGCTGTATGGGACAGCTGTCCGGACGCCTACCAAAAGGAGATTCCTTGGCACAACTACCCCCAGCAAAGCACGAAAG tTCAATGGCACCACCTCCAGCCTCTCTAGTGCCAACTCTAACAGCACCATGCGCTCAGCCTATGGCGGAACTGTCTGCCACTCACCCTCCCGCCCCCCTCTGTCAGTCAACAAG GTCCCATCGGTTCGGACCCCGGGTCGCAGTAAGCCCCCTCTTGCGGGACTGCAGGAGCGCAACAAGGAGAACATGGGCCAGGTGACCGGACTTGGAGTCCCTCTTCAGAGCGGTGGGTTTAAAACCCTGGCTAGTCCGCAGCGTAACTTCAGCATTAACTCTGTCGCCAGCACTTATTCCGAGTTTGCG ACGGGCTTAATCAACACAGTAATCGAATCGATTCAATCAAG CGAGACCTCTCCAAGGCCACTAACACCAAGAGCAAGCCAGACATACTGA
- the prc1b gene encoding protein regulator of cytokinesis 1b isoform X3, with the protein MSPAHSSEVLAAESVACLNKALCHLKDIWEEIGIPEDQRLQRTNVVKNHIKGLLDMMITEEESLRTRLLSSIEACRKQLDTLCLELQLPPFEEERGVTMLQQEKEIRTQVEMLVKERTQRMQQLKALTERDQDLCDTLCSDPYALNPNAVPSLEQLDGFRQHIASQTTEKERRHAEFVGIKRQIILCMDDLDQLPETSFEKDIICEDQEAFCLSKDNIASLKLLLGQLEERKAENQAVCEVHMENIQELWDRLQVPQEERELFSEHMVTSKKKNLDALEAEGRRLMELKRLNMRNVTEAIRSEIAWLWEKCFFSSDQQQAFVPYFSNDFTEQLLGLHEAEILRLKQHYEEHKELFEGVQRWEESWRLFLELEKKATDPSRFTNRGGNLLKEEKQKAELHKSLPKLEKKLKAQIEVWEQEQAREFLVNGQKFLQFVEEQWELHRIEKENEKLERQLKKSKQIEVDMLYGTAVRTPTKRRFLGTTTPSKARKVPSVRTPGRSKPPLAGLQERNKENMGQVTGLGVPLQSGGFKTLASPQRNFSINSVASTYSEFATGLINTVIESIQSSETSPRPLTPRASQTY; encoded by the exons ATGTCCCCGGCCCATTCCAGTGAGGTGCTCGCAGCCGAGTCTGTGGCTTGCCTGAATAAAGCTCTCTGCCACTTGAAGGACATCTGGGAAGAGATAGGAATACCAGAAGACCAAAGACTACAGAGAACCAATGTGGTCAAGAATCACATCAAG GGTTTGTTAGACATGATGATAACAGAGGAGGAGTCTCTTAGGACCAGACTGTTGAGCAGCATCGAAGCCTGTCGCAAACAACTGGATACGCTGTGCTTGGAACTGCAGCTACCCCCATTTGAG GAGGAGAGGGGCGTCACCATGCTGCAGCAGGAGAAGGAGATCCGGACCCAGGTGGAGATGTTGGTGAAGGAGCGGACCCAGAGGATGCAGCAGCTGAAGGCCTTGACGGAGCGCGACCAGGACCTATGTGACACTCTGTGTTCGGACCCCTACGCCCTCAACCCTAACGCCGTGCCCTCCCTGGAGCAGCTGGACGGCTTCCGCCAGCACATCGCCAGCCAGACCACAGAGAAG GAGCGGCGGCATGCTGAGTTTGTGGGCATCAAGAGGCAGATCATCCTGTGCATGGATGACCTGGACCAGCTGCCAGAGACCAGCTTCGAGAAGGACATCATCTGCGAGGACCAGGAGGCCTTCTGCCTGTCCAAAGACAACATCGCCTCACTCAAACTCCTCCTCGGCCAA CtagaggagaggaaggcagagaacCAGGCGGTGTGTGAGGTTCACATGGAGAATATCCAGGAGCTGTGGGACAGACTGCAGGTGccccaggaggagagggagctctTCTCAGAGCACATGGTCACCTCCAAGAAGAAGAACCTGGATGCT TTGGAGGCAGAGGGCAGGCGACTGATGGAGCTCAAACGACTGAACATGCGAAACGTTACTGAAGCCATCCGCTCAGAGATCGCATGGCTCTGGGAGAAATGCTTCTTCAGCAGTGATCAGCAACAGGCCTTTGTGCCCTACTTTAGCA ATGATTTTACAGAGCAGCTGTTGGGGCTGCATGAAGCTGAGATCCTGAGGCTGAAGCAGCACTATGAAGAACACAAGGAGCTGTTTGAGGGGGTTCAACGCTGGGAGGAGAGCTGGAGACTCTTCCTGGAACTAGAG AAAAAAGCCACAGACCCCTCCAGGTTCACCAACAGAGGAGGGAATCTGCTGAAAGAAGAGAAACAGAAAGCCGAGCTCCACAAAAGCCTGCCCAAG CTTGAGAAGAAGCTGAAGGCTCAGATTGAGGTGTGGGAGCAGGAGCAGGCCAGGGAGTTCCTGGTGAATGGACAGAAGTTCCTGCAGTTTGTAGAGGAGCAGTGGGAGCTGCACCGCAtcgagaaagagaatgagaagcTGGAGAGG CAACTGAAAAAGAGCAAGCAGATTGAGGTGGATATGCTGTATGGGACAGCTGTCCGGACGCCTACCAAAAGGAGATTCCTTGGCACAACTACCCCCAGCAAAGCACGAAAG GTCCCATCGGTTCGGACCCCGGGTCGCAGTAAGCCCCCTCTTGCGGGACTGCAGGAGCGCAACAAGGAGAACATGGGCCAGGTGACCGGACTTGGAGTCCCTCTTCAGAGCGGTGGGTTTAAAACCCTGGCTAGTCCGCAGCGTAACTTCAGCATTAACTCTGTCGCCAGCACTTATTCCGAGTTTGCG ACGGGCTTAATCAACACAGTAATCGAATCGATTCAATCAAG CGAGACCTCTCCAAGGCCACTAACACCAAGAGCAAGCCAGACATACTGA
- the prc1b gene encoding protein regulator of cytokinesis 1b isoform X2 → MSPAHSSEVLAAESVACLNKALCHLKDIWEEIGIPEDQRLQRTNVVKNHIKGLLDMMITEEESLRTRLLSSIEACRKQLDTLCLELQLPPFEEERGVTMLQQEKEIRTQVEMLVKERTQRMQQLKALTERDQDLCDTLCSDPYALNPNAVPSLEQLDGFRQHIASQTTEKERRHAEFVGIKRQIILCMDDLDQLPETSFEKDIICEDQEAFCLSKDNIASLKLLLGQLEERKAENQAVCEVHMENIQELWDRLQVPQEERELFSEHMVTSKKKNLDALEAEGRRLMELKRLNMRNVTEAIRSEIAWLWEKCFFSSDQQQAFVPYFSNDFTEQLLGLHEAEILRLKQHYEEHKELFEGVQRWEESWRLFLELEKKATDPSRFTNRGGNLLKEEKQKAELHKSLPKLEKKLKAQIEVWEQEQAREFLVNGQKFLQFVEEQWELHRIEKENEKLERQLKKSKQIEVDMLYGTAVRTPTKRRFLGTTTPSKARKFNGTTSSLSSANSNSTMRSAYGGTVCHSPSRPPLSVNKVPSVRTPGRSKPPLAGLQERNKENMGQVTGLGVPLQSGGFKTLASPQRNFSINSVASTYSEFARDLSKATNTKSKPDILNSTIAHL, encoded by the exons ATGTCCCCGGCCCATTCCAGTGAGGTGCTCGCAGCCGAGTCTGTGGCTTGCCTGAATAAAGCTCTCTGCCACTTGAAGGACATCTGGGAAGAGATAGGAATACCAGAAGACCAAAGACTACAGAGAACCAATGTGGTCAAGAATCACATCAAG GGTTTGTTAGACATGATGATAACAGAGGAGGAGTCTCTTAGGACCAGACTGTTGAGCAGCATCGAAGCCTGTCGCAAACAACTGGATACGCTGTGCTTGGAACTGCAGCTACCCCCATTTGAG GAGGAGAGGGGCGTCACCATGCTGCAGCAGGAGAAGGAGATCCGGACCCAGGTGGAGATGTTGGTGAAGGAGCGGACCCAGAGGATGCAGCAGCTGAAGGCCTTGACGGAGCGCGACCAGGACCTATGTGACACTCTGTGTTCGGACCCCTACGCCCTCAACCCTAACGCCGTGCCCTCCCTGGAGCAGCTGGACGGCTTCCGCCAGCACATCGCCAGCCAGACCACAGAGAAG GAGCGGCGGCATGCTGAGTTTGTGGGCATCAAGAGGCAGATCATCCTGTGCATGGATGACCTGGACCAGCTGCCAGAGACCAGCTTCGAGAAGGACATCATCTGCGAGGACCAGGAGGCCTTCTGCCTGTCCAAAGACAACATCGCCTCACTCAAACTCCTCCTCGGCCAA CtagaggagaggaaggcagagaacCAGGCGGTGTGTGAGGTTCACATGGAGAATATCCAGGAGCTGTGGGACAGACTGCAGGTGccccaggaggagagggagctctTCTCAGAGCACATGGTCACCTCCAAGAAGAAGAACCTGGATGCT TTGGAGGCAGAGGGCAGGCGACTGATGGAGCTCAAACGACTGAACATGCGAAACGTTACTGAAGCCATCCGCTCAGAGATCGCATGGCTCTGGGAGAAATGCTTCTTCAGCAGTGATCAGCAACAGGCCTTTGTGCCCTACTTTAGCA ATGATTTTACAGAGCAGCTGTTGGGGCTGCATGAAGCTGAGATCCTGAGGCTGAAGCAGCACTATGAAGAACACAAGGAGCTGTTTGAGGGGGTTCAACGCTGGGAGGAGAGCTGGAGACTCTTCCTGGAACTAGAG AAAAAAGCCACAGACCCCTCCAGGTTCACCAACAGAGGAGGGAATCTGCTGAAAGAAGAGAAACAGAAAGCCGAGCTCCACAAAAGCCTGCCCAAG CTTGAGAAGAAGCTGAAGGCTCAGATTGAGGTGTGGGAGCAGGAGCAGGCCAGGGAGTTCCTGGTGAATGGACAGAAGTTCCTGCAGTTTGTAGAGGAGCAGTGGGAGCTGCACCGCAtcgagaaagagaatgagaagcTGGAGAGG CAACTGAAAAAGAGCAAGCAGATTGAGGTGGATATGCTGTATGGGACAGCTGTCCGGACGCCTACCAAAAGGAGATTCCTTGGCACAACTACCCCCAGCAAAGCACGAAAG tTCAATGGCACCACCTCCAGCCTCTCTAGTGCCAACTCTAACAGCACCATGCGCTCAGCCTATGGCGGAACTGTCTGCCACTCACCCTCCCGCCCCCCTCTGTCAGTCAACAAG GTCCCATCGGTTCGGACCCCGGGTCGCAGTAAGCCCCCTCTTGCGGGACTGCAGGAGCGCAACAAGGAGAACATGGGCCAGGTGACCGGACTTGGAGTCCCTCTTCAGAGCGGTGGGTTTAAAACCCTGGCTAGTCCGCAGCGTAACTTCAGCATTAACTCTGTCGCCAGCACTTATTCCGAGTTTGCG CGAGACCTCTCCAAGGCCACTAACACCAAGAGCAAGCCAGACATACTGAACTCCACCATTGCTCACCTTTGA
- the prc1b gene encoding protein regulator of cytokinesis 1b isoform X4: MSPAHSSEVLAAESVACLNKALCHLKDIWEEIGIPEDQRLQRTNVVKNHIKGLLDMMITEEESLRTRLLSSIEACRKQLDTLCLELQLPPFEEERGVTMLQQEKEIRTQVEMLVKERTQRMQQLKALTERDQDLCDTLCSDPYALNPNAVPSLEQLDGFRQHIASQTTEKERRHAEFVGIKRQIILCMDDLDQLPETSFEKDIICEDQEAFCLSKDNIASLKLLLGQLEERKAENQAVCEVHMENIQELWDRLQVPQEERELFSEHMVTSKKKNLDALEAEGRRLMELKRLNMRNVTEAIRSEIAWLWEKCFFSSDQQQAFVPYFSNDFTEQLLGLHEAEILRLKQHYEEHKELFEGVQRWEESWRLFLELEKKATDPSRFTNRGGNLLKEEKQKAELHKSLPKLEKKLKAQIEVWEQEQAREFLVNGQKFLQFVEEQWELHRIEKENEKLERQLKKSKQIEVDMLYGTAVRTPTKRRFLGTTTPSKARKFNGTTSSLSSANSNSTMRSAYGGTVCHSPSRPPLSVNKVPSVRTPGRSKPPLAGLQERNKENMGQVTGLGVPLQSARPLQGH; the protein is encoded by the exons ATGTCCCCGGCCCATTCCAGTGAGGTGCTCGCAGCCGAGTCTGTGGCTTGCCTGAATAAAGCTCTCTGCCACTTGAAGGACATCTGGGAAGAGATAGGAATACCAGAAGACCAAAGACTACAGAGAACCAATGTGGTCAAGAATCACATCAAG GGTTTGTTAGACATGATGATAACAGAGGAGGAGTCTCTTAGGACCAGACTGTTGAGCAGCATCGAAGCCTGTCGCAAACAACTGGATACGCTGTGCTTGGAACTGCAGCTACCCCCATTTGAG GAGGAGAGGGGCGTCACCATGCTGCAGCAGGAGAAGGAGATCCGGACCCAGGTGGAGATGTTGGTGAAGGAGCGGACCCAGAGGATGCAGCAGCTGAAGGCCTTGACGGAGCGCGACCAGGACCTATGTGACACTCTGTGTTCGGACCCCTACGCCCTCAACCCTAACGCCGTGCCCTCCCTGGAGCAGCTGGACGGCTTCCGCCAGCACATCGCCAGCCAGACCACAGAGAAG GAGCGGCGGCATGCTGAGTTTGTGGGCATCAAGAGGCAGATCATCCTGTGCATGGATGACCTGGACCAGCTGCCAGAGACCAGCTTCGAGAAGGACATCATCTGCGAGGACCAGGAGGCCTTCTGCCTGTCCAAAGACAACATCGCCTCACTCAAACTCCTCCTCGGCCAA CtagaggagaggaaggcagagaacCAGGCGGTGTGTGAGGTTCACATGGAGAATATCCAGGAGCTGTGGGACAGACTGCAGGTGccccaggaggagagggagctctTCTCAGAGCACATGGTCACCTCCAAGAAGAAGAACCTGGATGCT TTGGAGGCAGAGGGCAGGCGACTGATGGAGCTCAAACGACTGAACATGCGAAACGTTACTGAAGCCATCCGCTCAGAGATCGCATGGCTCTGGGAGAAATGCTTCTTCAGCAGTGATCAGCAACAGGCCTTTGTGCCCTACTTTAGCA ATGATTTTACAGAGCAGCTGTTGGGGCTGCATGAAGCTGAGATCCTGAGGCTGAAGCAGCACTATGAAGAACACAAGGAGCTGTTTGAGGGGGTTCAACGCTGGGAGGAGAGCTGGAGACTCTTCCTGGAACTAGAG AAAAAAGCCACAGACCCCTCCAGGTTCACCAACAGAGGAGGGAATCTGCTGAAAGAAGAGAAACAGAAAGCCGAGCTCCACAAAAGCCTGCCCAAG CTTGAGAAGAAGCTGAAGGCTCAGATTGAGGTGTGGGAGCAGGAGCAGGCCAGGGAGTTCCTGGTGAATGGACAGAAGTTCCTGCAGTTTGTAGAGGAGCAGTGGGAGCTGCACCGCAtcgagaaagagaatgagaagcTGGAGAGG CAACTGAAAAAGAGCAAGCAGATTGAGGTGGATATGCTGTATGGGACAGCTGTCCGGACGCCTACCAAAAGGAGATTCCTTGGCACAACTACCCCCAGCAAAGCACGAAAG tTCAATGGCACCACCTCCAGCCTCTCTAGTGCCAACTCTAACAGCACCATGCGCTCAGCCTATGGCGGAACTGTCTGCCACTCACCCTCCCGCCCCCCTCTGTCAGTCAACAAG GTCCCATCGGTTCGGACCCCGGGTCGCAGTAAGCCCCCTCTTGCGGGACTGCAGGAGCGCAACAAGGAGAACATGGGCCAGGTGACCGGACTTGGAGTCCCTCTTCAGAGCG CGAGACCTCTCCAAGGCCACTAA